A stretch of the Sphingobacterium thalpophilum genome encodes the following:
- a CDS encoding SDR family oxidoreductase yields MKKILVTGSNGFLGQKVVDLLSKAPQYEVVAISKSANRNPNQDGYDFSQVDLLDKDSVDHFLSAHVFDAIIHTAAMTSVEACEADKTACQRLNVDLVETLASYCAKNNTQLIHLSTDFVFDGRKGSLYIEDDIPNPQSEYGKSKYASEQILLMTHCRFAILRTILVYGINADPNRSNLLLWAKGKLSQGEAIKVVNDQWRMPTFVDDLAYACQLAIERKAQGIFHISGSELMSISEAVYRIADYWKLDTTLISEISAASIGQADNRPRQTGFDGNKSKEELGYVPTPFRKSLEIIDKQYNEYRR; encoded by the coding sequence ATGAAAAAGATTCTCGTTACCGGTTCCAATGGATTCTTGGGCCAGAAGGTGGTAGATCTACTGTCCAAAGCCCCTCAATATGAAGTGGTCGCTATTTCAAAAAGTGCCAATAGGAACCCCAACCAGGATGGCTATGATTTCAGCCAGGTTGATTTATTAGATAAAGACAGCGTGGATCACTTTTTATCGGCCCATGTTTTTGATGCTATCATCCATACGGCTGCTATGACCAGTGTAGAAGCTTGCGAAGCTGACAAAACAGCCTGTCAGCGGCTTAATGTGGATCTGGTTGAGACCTTGGCCAGCTATTGCGCAAAAAATAATACGCAGCTGATCCATCTTTCGACGGACTTTGTATTTGATGGTAGGAAGGGTAGCCTTTACATAGAAGATGATATTCCCAATCCGCAAAGTGAATACGGAAAAAGTAAATATGCTTCTGAGCAAATCTTATTAATGACACATTGCCGTTTTGCCATCCTGCGCACCATTTTGGTATACGGTATCAATGCCGATCCCAATCGTTCCAATTTATTGTTGTGGGCCAAAGGTAAATTATCTCAGGGGGAGGCTATAAAAGTAGTAAACGATCAATGGAGAATGCCTACTTTTGTAGATGATCTGGCCTACGCCTGTCAGCTGGCCATCGAAAGAAAGGCACAGGGAATTTTTCATATTTCAGGTTCCGAGCTGATGTCCATAAGCGAGGCCGTGTATCGGATCGCAGATTATTGGAAGCTGGATACGACATTGATCTCAGAAATCAGTGCGGCGAGTATCGGGCAAGCCGATAACAGACCTCGTCAGACGGGATTTGATGGCAATAAATCCAAAGAAGAATTGGGCTATGTTCCAACTCCTTTTCGTAAATCTTTAGAGATAATTGACAAACAGTACAACGAATATAGAAGATAA
- a CDS encoding acyl-CoA thioesterase — protein MAKTILEKFARESYTEMNELVLPNDTNTFGNLMGGRLLYWMDICSAIAAQKHCSNVVVTVSVDNVSFKRSIKLGEVVTIQAQVTRAFNSSLEVRMEIFASNLPEGTRVKTNEAYYTFVAVDADNNPKAVPALVPETESELKAYEDALQRRELRLILAGKLKPENAKKLKALVSLFSQKN, from the coding sequence ATGGCAAAAACGATATTAGAGAAATTTGCGCGAGAGTCCTACACCGAGATGAACGAATTAGTCCTGCCAAATGATACCAATACGTTCGGCAATCTAATGGGAGGCCGTCTGCTCTACTGGATGGATATCTGCTCAGCCATTGCCGCGCAAAAGCATTGTAGCAATGTAGTGGTAACGGTTTCTGTGGACAATGTTTCTTTCAAGCGATCCATCAAACTGGGAGAGGTCGTGACCATCCAAGCTCAGGTAACACGCGCCTTTAACAGTTCATTGGAGGTCAGGATGGAAATCTTCGCTTCTAATTTACCCGAGGGCACACGGGTAAAAACCAATGAGGCCTACTATACCTTTGTTGCGGTTGACGCCGATAATAATCCCAAAGCAGTGCCTGCCCTGGTTCCGGAGACGGAGTCAGAACTCAAAGCTTACGAAGACGCTCTTCAACGCAGGGAGCTGCGTTTAATTCTCGCCGGTAAACTTAAACCCGAGAATGCCAAAAAGTTAAAAGCGTTGGTCAGTTTATTCAGCCAAAAGAACTAG
- a CDS encoding EVE domain-containing protein, which translates to MQYFLVKSEPFKYSWEQFNKDGQTFWDGVRNYQARNNLKAMKEGDLVLFYHSNEGKAVVGVAKVVKEFYQDPTTDDERWVVVDLAPVETLKNPVTLEAIKADEQLQDIALVRQGRLSVMTLKPEEFDRILALGNQ; encoded by the coding sequence ATGCAATATTTTTTGGTAAAATCAGAGCCCTTTAAATATAGCTGGGAGCAGTTCAATAAAGATGGGCAAACCTTTTGGGATGGGGTGCGGAACTATCAGGCCCGAAATAACCTGAAGGCCATGAAAGAAGGGGATCTCGTTCTTTTCTATCACAGCAACGAAGGAAAAGCGGTGGTTGGGGTTGCTAAAGTCGTGAAGGAATTCTATCAGGATCCGACCACTGACGATGAGCGTTGGGTTGTTGTTGATCTTGCTCCGGTCGAAACGCTAAAAAATCCCGTGACACTGGAAGCGATCAAAGCGGACGAGCAATTGCAGGATATTGCCTTGGTCAGACAGGGACGGCTGTCAGTCATGACGCTGAAGCCCGAAGAGTTCGATAGGATCCTGGCTTTGGGCAACCAATAG
- the gldC gene encoding gliding motility protein GldC, whose product MKKAEIKLQVELDENHVPENIMWSSTDGDNAEELPAKAMFLALWDAHYKNSMRIDLWTKDMPYDEMKRFFYETLQTLGDSFIRASGGDPMAEKVIGDLRDYCAHFADKMEVLMPKQ is encoded by the coding sequence ATGAAGAAAGCAGAAATAAAACTACAAGTAGAGCTGGATGAGAACCACGTTCCAGAGAATATTATGTGGTCGTCCACGGATGGAGACAATGCTGAGGAATTGCCCGCAAAAGCGATGTTCCTGGCTTTATGGGATGCACATTACAAAAACTCCATGCGTATCGACCTTTGGACCAAAGATATGCCTTACGATGAGATGAAGAGATTCTTCTATGAGACCTTACAGACGTTGGGAGATTCATTCATCCGTGCTTCGGGCGGTGATCCCATGGCGGAAAAGGTTATTGGCGATTTACGTGATTATTGTGCGCATTTTGCGGATAAGATGGAAGTATTAATGCCAAAACAATAA